The following proteins are encoded in a genomic region of Chelmon rostratus isolate fCheRos1 chromosome 3, fCheRos1.pri, whole genome shotgun sequence:
- the LOC121627792 gene encoding interleukin-8-like isoform X1 → MSVITIVALLVFLTIPEGISLGDQGITLRCQCITTEKRPIGRYIGRVEVNPASSHCNNIEIIATLKRDGQKICLDPNARWVKKVLERRLVEKRGGCLLKRIITTELSRKLAGTLKNKPSQIWLRRKEEPLRDTFSSPLIQSSKWRHGLH, encoded by the exons ATGTCTGTCATCACCATTGTGGCACTCCTGGTTTTCCTGACTATCCCTGAAG GTATCAGCCTTGGGGATCAAGGAATAACTCTGCGATGTCAGTGCATCACCACGGAGAAAAGACCCATTGGACGTTACATAGGACGGGTGGAGGTGAACCCTGCCAGCTCCCACTGCAACAACATTGAGATAAT TGCCACTCTTAAAAGGGATGGGCAAAAGATTTGTCTGGACCCTAATGCCCGTTGGGTCAAAAAAGTGCTTGAGAGGAGACTGGTTGA gaaaagaggaggatgtTTATTAAAGAGGATCATTACCACTGAACTTTCCAGGAAGCTG GCAGGCACCTTAAAGAACAAACCATCACAGATTTGGCTCAGAAGGAAAGAAGAACCTTTGAgagacacattttcatcacCACTGATTCAAAGTTCAAAGTGGAGGCACGGATTGCACTGA
- the LOC121627792 gene encoding interleukin-8-like isoform X2 → MSVITIVALLVFLTIPEGISLGDQGITLRCQCITTEKRPIGRYIGRVEVNPASSHCNNIEIIATLKRDGQKICLDPNARWVKKVLERRLVEQAP, encoded by the exons ATGTCTGTCATCACCATTGTGGCACTCCTGGTTTTCCTGACTATCCCTGAAG GTATCAGCCTTGGGGATCAAGGAATAACTCTGCGATGTCAGTGCATCACCACGGAGAAAAGACCCATTGGACGTTACATAGGACGGGTGGAGGTGAACCCTGCCAGCTCCCACTGCAACAACATTGAGATAAT TGCCACTCTTAAAAGGGATGGGCAAAAGATTTGTCTGGACCCTAATGCCCGTTGGGTCAAAAAAGTGCTTGAGAGGAGACTGGTTGA GCAGGCACCTTAA
- the LOC121603808 gene encoding permeability factor 2-like, translated as MMSSRVFVTSIAVLLAFLTISEAMSLRSLGVELHCRCIQTESKPIGRHIGKVELIPPNSHCEETEIIATLKKTGQEVCLDPEAPWVKRVIQKIMSNRRR; from the exons ATGATGAGCAGCAGAGTCTTCGTCACCTCTATTGCGGTGCTCCTGGCCTTCCTGACCATCAGTGAAG CGATGAGTCTGAGAAGCCTGGGAGTTGAGCTGCACTGCCGCTGCATCCAAACAGAGAGCAAGCCCATCGGCCGCCACATCGGCAAGGTGGAGCTGATTCCTCCCAACTCCCACTGCGAGGAGACTGAGATCAT TGCCACTCTGAAAAAGACAGGCCAGGAGGTTTGCCTGGACCCCGAGGCCCCCTGGGTGAAGAGAGTGATTCAGAAGATCATGTCCAA cagaagacGCTGA